The DNA region TGTTATTACACATTTAGGTGGTGGAATTTCTGTAGGAGCTCAAAGAAAAGGCATGATGATAGATGTTAACAATGCAAGCGATGAAGGCCCTTTTAGTGCCCAAAGAAGTGGTGAATTGCCAATGGGAGATCTTTTAAAATGGATTTTTAAAAACAAAGAGCAGTTTTCTAAAAATGCAATGAAGGCAAGATATGTTGGAAAAGGTGGTTTATTCGCATATCTTGGAACAAGTAGTTTAAGAGATGCTTTATTACAAGCTGAACATGATAATTATACTAAATTAATTGTAGAAGCTATGGCCTATCAAATTTCAAAAGAAATAGGTGCAATGGCAGCAATTTTAGGAGGAAATATTGATGCAATAATAATTACAGGAGGCATGGCTCAAAGCAATTATTTTGTAGATATGATCAAAAAAAGAATATTTAAACTCGGACTTATTATGGTTTATCCTGGCGCTTACGAAATGCAAGGACTTGCTAATGGAGCTTTAAGAATTTTAAACAATGAAGAAAAAGTCTTGGAATGGGAGGGAGAAAAAATATTATGAAAATCATAAAAATAGAAGATATTTTAGAACAAGTTAAGAAAGAAAGCAAAAAGAAAAAGATCGCGGTCGCTGCCGCAGAAGACGATGTTGTATTGAAAGCTGTTCAAAAAGCTAAAGAAATAAATTTATGTGATTTTATACTGTTTGGAGACAAACAAAAGATTGAAAAAATAGTTCAAGAAAATAATTTAGATCTGAAAGACGTCGAAATAATAGATTCCAAAAGTCCA from Petrotoga sp. 9PWA.NaAc.5.4 includes:
- the buk gene encoding butyrate kinase, which encodes MKRILVINPGSTSTKVAIFEDEKSIVEETIEHNIYEIERCEKIMDQLPFRKKAILNFLKKHNISIDELNAIAARGGILPPLKSGTYLVNESMVEYLKNHSKLEHASNLAAVIAYELSANSLNKPPVYITDPISVDEFIPESRISGIPNLERNSLFHALNMKMVARFAAKELNKNYYDCNFVITHLGGGISVGAQRKGMMIDVNNASDEGPFSAQRSGELPMGDLLKWIFKNKEQFSKNAMKARYVGKGGLFAYLGTSSLRDALLQAEHDNYTKLIVEAMAYQISKEIGAMAAILGGNIDAIIITGGMAQSNYFVDMIKKRIFKLGLIMVYPGAYEMQGLANGALRILNNEEKVLEWEGEKIL